In a genomic window of Chaetodon trifascialis isolate fChaTrf1 chromosome 8, fChaTrf1.hap1, whole genome shotgun sequence:
- the trappc6b gene encoding trafficking protein particle complex subunit 6b isoform X2, producing MSDETPFQLLHNEVIQYIYTSDENGETENGRNITKLENMGFRVGQGLIERLTKDTSRFKDELDIMKFICKDFWTCVFKKQIDNLRTNHQYLAFTCGLVRGALSSLGVKSIVTAEVSIMPACKFQVMIQKM from the exons ATGTCAGACGAAACTCCTTTCCAGCTTTTACATAACGAAGTGATACAGTACATTTACACGTCAGATGAAAACGGAGAGACG GAGAACGGAAGAAATATCACCAAACTGGAGAATATGGGTTTCAGAGTCGGCCAAGGGCTGATAGAGAG ACTGACAAAAGACACATCACGTTTCAAGGATGAGCTGGACATCATGAAGTTCATCTGTAAAGACTTTTGGACTTGCGTGTTCAAGAAGCAAATTGACAACCTTCGAACCAATCACCAG TATCTGGCTTTCACCTGTGGTCTGGTGAGAGGAGCATTGTCCAGCCTTGGAGTGAAGAGTATTGTTACTGCTGAGGTGTCCATCATGCCTGCGT GTAAATTCCAGGTCATGATCCAGAAAATGTAG
- the trappc6b gene encoding trafficking protein particle complex subunit 6b isoform X1 produces the protein MSDETPFQLLHNEVIQYIYTSDENGETENGRNITKLENMGFRVGQGLIERLTKDTSRFKDELDIMKFICKDFWTCVFKKQIDNLRTNHQGIYVLQDNKFRLLVQLSAGKQYLEQAPKYLAFTCGLVRGALSSLGVKSIVTAEVSIMPACKFQVMIQKM, from the exons ATGTCAGACGAAACTCCTTTCCAGCTTTTACATAACGAAGTGATACAGTACATTTACACGTCAGATGAAAACGGAGAGACG GAGAACGGAAGAAATATCACCAAACTGGAGAATATGGGTTTCAGAGTCGGCCAAGGGCTGATAGAGAG ACTGACAAAAGACACATCACGTTTCAAGGATGAGCTGGACATCATGAAGTTCATCTGTAAAGACTTTTGGACTTGCGTGTTCAAGAAGCAAATTGACAACCTTCGAACCAATCACCAG GGTATCTATGTTCTCCAGGATAACAAGTTTCGATTACTGGTTCAGCTGTCAGCTGGAAAACAGTATCTGGAACAAGCCCCAAAG TATCTGGCTTTCACCTGTGGTCTGGTGAGAGGAGCATTGTCCAGCCTTGGAGTGAAGAGTATTGTTACTGCTGAGGTGTCCATCATGCCTGCGT GTAAATTCCAGGTCATGATCCAGAAAATGTAG